One window of the Stigmatella aurantiaca genome contains the following:
- a CDS encoding TspO/MBR family protein, translated as MQTGNLALKSPSLKAESTAALAVFSALSAGAAIAGALATNGAIQGWYQKLRKPPFQPPRGVFGPVWTVLYGLIAVSGWRVWNGPAGVARSRALSLWAVQLGFNAAWSWLFFGRRRLRSALVDVTALSLSVGAYLAAARKVDRTAAVLVAPYLGWVCFASLLNEELVRLNR; from the coding sequence ATGCAGACCGGCAACTTGGCGTTGAAGAGCCCCTCCCTGAAGGCGGAGTCCACCGCGGCCCTGGCCGTGTTCAGCGCCCTGAGCGCGGGCGCGGCCATCGCGGGGGCCCTGGCGACGAACGGGGCCATCCAGGGCTGGTACCAGAAATTGAGGAAGCCCCCGTTCCAGCCCCCCCGCGGCGTGTTCGGCCCGGTGTGGACGGTGCTCTACGGCCTCATCGCCGTGTCGGGGTGGCGCGTGTGGAATGGGCCCGCGGGCGTGGCCCGCTCCCGGGCCTTGAGCCTGTGGGCCGTGCAGCTCGGCTTCAACGCCGCCTGGTCCTGGCTCTTCTTCGGCCGGCGGCGGCTGCGCAGCGCCCTGGTGGATGTCACCGCGCTGAGCCTCTCCGTGGGGGCCTACCTGGCCGCCGCGCGGAAGGTGGACCGCACCGCCGCGGTGCTCGTGGCGCCTTACCTGGGCTGGGTGTGCTTCGCCAGCCTCCTCAACGAGGAGCTCGTCCGCCTCAACCGCTAG